From Kitasatospora sp. MAP12-44:
GCGGGCAGGATGGCCATGTTGCGGCGCACGGTGTTGCGGGACTTGGAGGCCAGCACACCGGTCACCGAGTGCGGGTAGAGGAAGAGCGCCATCGCCGAGCCGAGCCCGAGCGTGGCGTACGTCCACTGCGCCGAGGGCGCGATGATCAGCGAGCCGATCGGCTTGCCGTTGGCCCCCTTGGTCTCGAACTTGGTCGCCGCCGTGTCGAAGATGTGCCCGAACCCGCCCAGCCGGTGCGGGATGTAGAGCACCGCGGCGATGATCACGACGTAGACCAGGGTGTCCTTGACGAAGGCGATCAGCGCGGGCGCCCGCAGGCCCGAGGAGTACGTGTAGGCGGCCAGCACCGCGAAGGCCAGGAAGAGCGGCAGGTCCTTGACGAACCAGTTGGAGTTCGCCCCGCCGCCGACCCCCAGGGTGTCCAGCACCGCCTGGATGCCGACCAGTTGGAGTGCGATGTACGGCATGGTGGCGAGGATCCCGGTCAGTGCCACCGCCAGCGAGAGTGCCTTGGAGCCGTAGCGGCCGCGGATGAAGTCGGCCGGCGTGACGTACCCGTGCACCCGGGCGACCGACCAGAGCCGGGGCAGGAAGGCGAAGACCAGCGGGAAGGCGATGATGGTGTACGGCACCGCGAAGAAGCCCGCCGCGCCGGTCGCGTAGACCGCCGCGGGGACCGCGATGAAGGTGTACGCCGTGTAGAGGTCACCGCCGAGCAGGAACCAGGTCACCCAGGTCCCGAAGCTGCGGCCGCCGAGCCCCCATTCGTCCAGGTGCAGGGCGTTCTCGGCGCGCCGCCAGCGCGAGGCGAGGAAGCCCAGCACGGTGACGCCGGTGAAGAAGAGCAGAAAGACCACCAGTGCGGTCGTGTTGACGCCGTGGCTCATCGCAGCGCACCTTCCCGGAGACGCAGCGCCTTGCGCTGCTTCTCCTCACGGGTGATCAGCAGGTAGGCGCCGACGGTGAAGACGGCCGACAGCGGCACCCAGAGCAGCTGGTACCAGTAGAAGAACGGGATCCCGTCCAGTCGCGGGGTGAGCCGCGCGTACGAGGAGACCCACAGCTCGGCGACGATCGGTACGAGCAGGCAGACCGCGGCGGCCACTCTGGAAGGGGTGATCACCGGCGGGGCACCTGGTGGCGCCTGCGGTGCGTCTGGAACGGTGGACATCGGGCGGCTCCGGCGGTTGCTGGGGATCACCGGCAGCGCCGCAGCGCACCGGTCACGGGACCGGTCCGCCCGCCGAGCAGCGCGTCGTGGTGATCGGCATGGATGCCACGGAATGTAGGGCACCAGGCAGCCGGCTGTCACCAGCGTTACCCAAGCGGATGCGAACAGTGGCGCACCCGATAGCGTGCCGCCATGCCCCTAGAACCGAACGCCACCCATATCTGGTGGGCCCGGCCGACCGACCTCCCGCAGTCGCTGCTCGCCCAACTCTCCGACGCGGAGCGGCACAAGGCCGCCGCTCTGCGCAGCGAGCCCGAGCGCCGCCGCTCGGTGACGGCGGCCCTGCTGCTGCGCGCCGCCGTCGCCGCATACACCGGCGCGCCCGCGGACCGGCTCGGCGAACTCCCCGTCGTCCGGCGGTGCGAGGAGTGCGGCGGGCCGCACGGCAGACCGCGTCTGGACGACAGCGCGCTCGAACTGACGGTGACCCACTCCGGCGAGCGGGTCGGGGTCGGTATCGCCGACGGGATCCGGATCGGCCTGGACGTCGAGCCGTTGGCGAACGCGCCGATCACCGAGGGGATGGCCGACATCGCCTGCACCCCGGCCGAGGCGCGCTGGATGGAAGCGCAGCCGCCCGCCGAGTTCCCCGGGGCGTTCCTGCGGCTCTGGACGGCCAAGGAGGCGGTGCTCAAGGCCTTCGGCACCGGACTGCTGAAGCCGCTGACCGAGGTGGAGCTCAAGCCGCCGACCGACGGCGGCCCGTTCACCGGCCCGGTGCTCTCCGGCGTGGAGGCCTGGCTCTACCCGGTCACGCCGGGCGAGGGCTACCTCGGCTCACTCGCGGCGCTGGCGCCGCTCGGCGCGATCCGCGAGCACGACGGCGACGCCCTGCTCGCGACCCTCCTCGCGACCCTCTGACCGTTCCTACGCCTGGCTGGGCCGCTGCAGCCGGGTGATGAACTTGTACCGGTCCCCGCGGTAGATCGAGCGCACCCACTCCACCGGCGCCCCCTCGGCGTCGAAGGAGTGCCGTGCGAGCTGCAGCATCGGCAGCCCGAGGTCGGAGCCGAGCAGCCCGGCCTCGCGCGGGTTGGCCAGCGTGGTCTCGATGGTCTCCTCGGCCTCGGCCACCACCACGCCGTACACCTCGCGCAGCGCGGTGTAGAGCGAGTTGTGCTTGACCAGGTTGCGGCGCAGCGCCGGGAACCGCTTGGCGGACAGGTGGGCCACCTCGATGGCCATCGGGTCGCCGTTGGCCAGCCGCAGCCGCTCGATCCGCAGCACCCGCCCGCCGGGCTTCATGTCCAGCAGCGGGGCCAGCCGGTCGTCCGCGGTGACATAGCCGACCTCGATCAGCCGCGAGGTGGGCTCCAGGCCCTGCGCCCGCATGTCCTCGGTGTAGGAGGTGAGTTGGAGGGCCTGCGCGACCTTGGGCTTGGCGACGAAGGTGCCCTTGCCCTGGATCCGCTCCAGTCGGCCCTCGACGACCAGCTCCTGCAGCGCCTGCCGGACGGTCGTCCGCGAGGTGTCGAACTGCGCGGCGAGCGCGCGCTCGGGCGGTACGGGAGTGCCGGCCGGCTGGGTCTCGGTGAGCTGGAGCAGGTGTCGCTTCAGCCCGTAGTACTTGGGCACCCGCGCCGCCACCGGGTCCGTACCCGCACCGGTCGGTGCGGGCTGGTCGATCGGCTGGGGGTGGTTCGCCCGAAGCTGGGCCGTGGTGCCCCCGTCGCTGCTCATGGCCGCTTCTCCGCTCCTCGCGAGACCGTTGATGATCCCGCCGCCTCGTTAACGGCACACATCGTTGCACGTATGTCCGGGCGACGGGCACCTCATCACACGATGAACGATGAGCGGTGTCGGCTTGATAACGGGTGGTCCGGATTGGTCTTCGGCCCGTTGACACACCCATTGGTCTAGGCCAAGCTCCTGGCATCTGGTCTACACCACTGCAGACCAACCATGAATCCAAGCCCATCTCCAGGGTTCTCGACGCCCCTTCCCCACCGATTTGCAGGGGTTTGTCGCAGGCTTCCGACGGAGGGCAACCCGGGCATCCCTCAGGAGGATGGCGTGAAGCGTCAGCTCATCGCGGCGGTCGGCGTCGCAGCAATGGTCGTCGGTGTCGCGGCGTGTGGTTCGTCCGCCAAGAACAACGCGGGCAGCGCGGGGCAGTACAACGGCAAGACCGTTACCGCGTGGCTCATGTCCGGCTCCGCCCCGCAGTCCTGGCAGGACGGCGTCAAGGCCGACTTCGAGGCGCAGTACCCGGGTGCCAAGCTCAACATCCAGATCCAGAAGTGGGACGGGATCGGCGCCAAGGTCACCACCGGCCTCTCCGACAACTCCGTCGACGTCCTGGAGGTCGGCAACACCCAGACCGCGGGCTACGCGGCCACCGGCGGCCTGCTCGACCTGACCGCCGCCAAGGCCGACCT
This genomic window contains:
- a CDS encoding DUF3311 domain-containing protein, which gives rise to MSTVPDAPQAPPGAPPVITPSRVAAAVCLLVPIVAELWVSSYARLTPRLDGIPFFYWYQLLWVPLSAVFTVGAYLLITREEKQRKALRLREGALR
- a CDS encoding GntR family transcriptional regulator, with the translated sequence MSSDGGTTAQLRANHPQPIDQPAPTGAGTDPVAARVPKYYGLKRHLLQLTETQPAGTPVPPERALAAQFDTSRTTVRQALQELVVEGRLERIQGKGTFVAKPKVAQALQLTSYTEDMRAQGLEPTSRLIEVGYVTADDRLAPLLDMKPGGRVLRIERLRLANGDPMAIEVAHLSAKRFPALRRNLVKHNSLYTALREVYGVVVAEAEETIETTLANPREAGLLGSDLGLPMLQLARHSFDAEGAPVEWVRSIYRGDRYKFITRLQRPSQA
- a CDS encoding 4'-phosphopantetheinyl transferase superfamily protein translates to MPLEPNATHIWWARPTDLPQSLLAQLSDAERHKAAALRSEPERRRSVTAALLLRAAVAAYTGAPADRLGELPVVRRCEECGGPHGRPRLDDSALELTVTHSGERVGVGIADGIRIGLDVEPLANAPITEGMADIACTPAEARWMEAQPPAEFPGAFLRLWTAKEAVLKAFGTGLLKPLTEVELKPPTDGGPFTGPVLSGVEAWLYPVTPGEGYLGSLAALAPLGAIREHDGDALLATLLATL
- a CDS encoding sodium:solute symporter; its protein translation is MSHGVNTTALVVFLLFFTGVTVLGFLASRWRRAENALHLDEWGLGGRSFGTWVTWFLLGGDLYTAYTFIAVPAAVYATGAAGFFAVPYTIIAFPLVFAFLPRLWSVARVHGYVTPADFIRGRYGSKALSLAVALTGILATMPYIALQLVGIQAVLDTLGVGGGANSNWFVKDLPLFLAFAVLAAYTYSSGLRAPALIAFVKDTLVYVVIIAAVLYIPHRLGGFGHIFDTAATKFETKGANGKPIGSLIIAPSAQWTYATLGLGSAMALFLYPHSVTGVLASKSRNTVRRNMAILPAYSLMLGLLALLGFMAVTANVSHGVKGFNSQLAVPQLFSQLFPSWFTGVAFAAIGIGALVPAAIMSIAAANLFTRNVYKEFVKPDATPAQETRVAKIASLLVKVGALAFVLGMDKQVAINLQLLGGLWILQTFVSVVGGLFTRWFHRWALLAGWAVGMAYGTWKAYGLASPATKHFGGNSAPIPVIGQIGYVGLTAFVLNLLVAVGLTLVLRAAKVADGVDETSPADYSAESGDPEHVDAPLPVAAH